One genomic region from Selenihalanaerobacter shriftii encodes:
- the rplL gene encoding 50S ribosomal protein L7/L12 → MNKEEIMEAIENMSVLELAELVEELEEKFDVSAAAPVAMAGAPAGGAAGGEEEQTEFDVVITSAGDKKIKVIKAVREVTDLGLKDAKALVDEAPNAVKEGVEKEEAEEVKETLEEAGATVELK, encoded by the coding sequence ATGAATAAAGAAGAAATCATGGAAGCTATAGAAAATATGTCTGTTCTTGAATTAGCTGAATTAGTTGAAGAATTAGAAGAAAAGTTTGATGTTTCTGCTGCTGCTCCAGTAGCTATGGCAGGTGCTCCTGCTGGTGGTGCTGCAGGTGGTGAAGAAGAACAAACTGAATTTGATGTAGTAATTACTTCTGCTGGTGATAAGAAAATTAAAGTAATTAAGGCTGTAAGAGAGGTAACTGACTTAGGCCTTAAGGACGCTAAAGCTCTTGTTGATGAAGCTCCTAACGCTGTTAAAGAGGGTGTTGAAAAAGAAGAAGCAGAAGAAGTTAAAGAAACACTTGAAGAAGCTGGTGCTACAGTAGAACTTAAGTAA